The proteins below are encoded in one region of Prevotella melaninogenica ATCC 25845:
- a CDS encoding RelA/SpoT family protein, with protein MDKDNIEVKEIDYEKMVDDAFQHLIDTYLASRHRKKVDIITKAFNFARQAHKGVRRLSGEPYIMHPIAVAQIACEEMGLGATSICAALLHDVVEDTDYTVEDMENIFGPKIAQIVDGLTKISGGIFGEQASAQAENFKKLLLTMSDDIRVILIKICDRLHNMRTLASQPASKQYKIAGETLYIYAPLANRLGLNKIKTEQEDLSFRYEHPDAYASIEKKLASTQAQRDTLFEQFTAPIRAELDKMGFEYELKARVKSPYSIWNKMQNKHVTFEEIYDILAVRIIYKPKSPDEEINNCFQIYVAISQIYKSHPDRLRDWVNHPKANGYQALHVTLMSAKGRWIEVQIRSEHMNELAEQGFAAHWKYKDGGEITEDEGELNEWLSTIKEILDDPQPDAMDFLDAIKLNLFASEIFVFTPKGEIKTMPAGCTALDFAFQIHTFLGSHCIGAKVNHKLVPLSHKLQSGDQVEILTSMSQHVNPSWINFVSTAKAKAKIQAILRRESRELQKAGEEQLSKWLKAHDLEMTTATLDKLCELHDLRKHDSLFLAVGDKTVILGDTDLNELRGKSKSEKTVTSRGWRRYVPFLKSNDKKTTESVEAKDIECTEGLIVVTKELNRKKPIFINEENIHRYLFPHCCHAIPGDDILGYIDNKNHIEIHKRACPVAAKLKASYGGRILDAKWDMHRRLFFDATIEIRGIDRSGMLHDISDVLSDQLGVNIRKITISSDNGIFDGTIEMQVHDRKDVQFIVENMKNIKDVQEVLEIL; from the coding sequence ATGGACAAGGACAATATTGAAGTTAAGGAGATTGACTATGAGAAGATGGTAGATGATGCATTTCAGCATCTCATTGATACCTATCTTGCTTCACGTCATCGAAAGAAGGTTGATATCATTACCAAGGCTTTCAACTTCGCACGACAAGCGCATAAGGGTGTGCGCCGACTCTCGGGCGAACCTTATATCATGCACCCTATTGCCGTTGCCCAAATTGCTTGTGAAGAGATGGGACTCGGAGCAACGAGTATCTGTGCAGCCCTCTTACATGATGTCGTAGAAGATACCGACTATACAGTGGAAGATATGGAAAATATCTTCGGTCCTAAGATTGCACAAATCGTTGACGGACTAACCAAGATTTCTGGTGGTATCTTTGGCGAACAGGCTTCAGCACAAGCTGAGAATTTCAAGAAGCTTTTGCTTACTATGAGCGACGACATTCGTGTTATTCTTATCAAGATATGCGACCGTCTGCATAACATGCGTACTCTTGCTTCTCAGCCTGCCAGCAAGCAATATAAGATTGCTGGTGAAACGCTCTACATCTATGCACCGCTTGCAAACCGACTGGGACTGAACAAGATTAAGACTGAACAGGAAGACCTTAGTTTCCGCTACGAACATCCTGATGCTTATGCCTCTATTGAGAAGAAACTTGCTTCAACACAGGCACAGCGTGACACCCTCTTTGAACAGTTCACAGCACCTATCCGTGCTGAACTTGACAAGATGGGCTTTGAATATGAACTTAAAGCACGTGTAAAGAGTCCTTATTCTATTTGGAATAAGATGCAGAACAAACACGTCACTTTTGAAGAAATATACGATATCCTTGCCGTACGTATCATCTATAAACCGAAGTCACCTGATGAGGAAATCAACAATTGTTTCCAAATTTATGTGGCTATCAGTCAGATTTATAAGAGTCATCCTGACCGTCTGCGCGACTGGGTGAACCATCCTAAGGCTAATGGTTATCAGGCATTGCACGTAACTCTCATGTCTGCTAAGGGCCGTTGGATTGAGGTTCAGATACGTTCTGAGCACATGAACGAATTAGCTGAACAAGGCTTTGCTGCACATTGGAAATATAAGGATGGTGGTGAGATTACTGAGGATGAGGGCGAATTGAACGAGTGGCTCAGTACGATAAAAGAGATTCTCGACGACCCACAGCCAGATGCTATGGACTTCCTCGATGCTATCAAACTCAACCTCTTTGCCTCTGAAATCTTCGTCTTTACACCAAAGGGAGAGATTAAGACGATGCCTGCAGGTTGTACAGCACTCGACTTTGCTTTCCAAATCCACACCTTCCTCGGTAGCCATTGTATCGGTGCAAAGGTCAACCACAAGCTTGTCCCATTGAGCCATAAACTCCAAAGTGGTGACCAAGTAGAAATCCTGACTTCGATGTCGCAACACGTCAATCCTTCATGGATTAACTTTGTGTCTACAGCGAAGGCGAAGGCAAAGATACAAGCTATCTTGCGACGTGAGAGCCGTGAGTTGCAAAAAGCAGGTGAAGAGCAGCTGTCGAAGTGGCTAAAGGCACACGACCTTGAGATGACAACTGCTACCTTAGATAAGCTTTGCGAACTACACGACCTTCGTAAGCATGACAGTCTTTTCCTTGCCGTTGGAGACAAGACCGTTATCCTTGGCGACACTGATTTGAATGAACTTCGTGGAAAGTCAAAGTCAGAGAAGACTGTTACCTCACGTGGTTGGCGTCGATACGTTCCTTTCTTGAAGTCGAATGACAAGAAGACAACAGAGTCTGTAGAGGCTAAAGATATAGAGTGTACTGAAGGCTTAATCGTTGTAACCAAAGAACTCAACAGAAAGAAGCCTATCTTCATCAACGAAGAAAACATACATCGCTATCTCTTCCCACACTGCTGCCATGCTATTCCGGGTGATGACATTCTCGGATATATTGACAACAAAAACCACATCGAGATTCATAAGCGTGCCTGTCCAGTAGCTGCAAAGCTAAAAGCAAGCTATGGTGGTAGAATCTTGGATGCCAAATGGGATATGCACCGTCGATTGTTCTTCGATGCAACGATTGAGATTCGTGGTATTGACCGTAGTGGTATGCTACACGACATCTCTGATGTTCTCTCCGACCAGTTAGGTGTTAATATCCGTAAGATAACAATTTCCAGTGATAATGGAATCTTTGACGGAACGATTGAGATGCAAGTCCACGACCGCAAGGATGTACAGTTTATCGTTGAAAATATGAAGAATATTAAGGATGTACAAGAGGTCTTAGAGATTCTTTAG
- the lpxB gene encoding lipid-A-disaccharide synthase yields MKYYLIVGEASGDLHASRLMQSLMQYDPEAEFRFFGGDLMAKVGGTRVKHYRELAYMGFVPVLLHLPTIFKNMKMCKEDIMRWKPDAVILVDYPGFNLSIAKFVKKNTNIPVYYYISPKIWAWKEWRIKAIKRDVKEMFSILPFEVPFYEKKHNYKIHYVGNPTAEEVDNFRHVYSESKDEFCQRNGLSSKPIIALLAGSRKQEIKDNLPSMLEAARHFEDYQMVVAAAPSIAESYYKKYLGDSEAKMVKTQTYELLSHATVALVTSGTATLETALLNVPQVVCYETPVPKLIRFAFKHIIKVRFISLVNLIADKEIVQELLADRFSIRNIANELYRILPGQPLRERMLADYQLVRDRLGNKVAPDNAARIMVEKLSGRQVYELSNEPENEFVSEQTYE; encoded by the coding sequence ATGAAGTATTACCTGATAGTTGGTGAAGCATCTGGCGACTTACATGCCTCACGCCTTATGCAGTCGTTGATGCAGTATGATCCAGAGGCTGAGTTTCGCTTTTTTGGTGGTGACCTGATGGCGAAAGTAGGCGGTACACGTGTGAAGCATTATCGTGAACTTGCCTATATGGGCTTCGTTCCTGTATTGCTACACCTACCTACCATCTTCAAGAATATGAAGATGTGTAAGGAGGATATTATGCGTTGGAAGCCTGATGCGGTCATCCTCGTTGACTATCCAGGGTTTAATCTTAGTATTGCAAAGTTTGTAAAGAAGAATACAAATATTCCGGTCTATTACTATATCTCCCCAAAGATATGGGCATGGAAGGAGTGGCGTATCAAAGCTATCAAGCGTGATGTAAAAGAAATGTTCTCTATTCTTCCGTTTGAAGTTCCTTTCTATGAGAAGAAACATAATTACAAAATACATTACGTTGGTAACCCTACTGCCGAGGAGGTTGATAATTTCCGTCATGTTTATTCGGAGTCAAAAGACGAGTTTTGTCAGCGTAATGGCTTGTCTTCTAAGCCTATCATTGCTCTTCTTGCTGGTAGTCGTAAACAGGAGATAAAGGATAATTTGCCTTCAATGTTGGAGGCTGCACGTCATTTTGAAGATTATCAGATGGTGGTTGCTGCAGCACCTTCTATTGCTGAAAGCTATTATAAGAAGTATTTAGGTGATAGTGAAGCAAAGATGGTAAAGACACAGACTTACGAACTTCTGAGTCATGCTACAGTAGCACTTGTTACCAGTGGTACGGCAACTCTTGAGACTGCTTTGCTAAATGTTCCACAGGTTGTTTGCTATGAGACTCCTGTCCCTAAGTTGATTCGTTTTGCTTTTAAGCATATTATCAAAGTGCGTTTTATCTCTCTTGTCAACCTTATTGCTGATAAAGAGATTGTGCAAGAACTGCTTGCTGATCGTTTCTCTATTCGCAACATTGCCAACGAGTTGTATCGTATTCTTCCTGGTCAGCCTTTGCGTGAACGTATGTTGGCGGATTACCAGCTTGTTCGTGACCGTTTAGGAAACAAGGTGGCACCAGATAATGCGGCGAGGATTATGGTCGAAAAACTATCGGGTAGGCAGGTTTATGAGCTGTCAAATGAACCTGAAAATGAGTTTGTAAGTGAGCAAACTTATGAATAA
- a CDS encoding ParA family protein yields MGKIIALANQKGGVGKTTTTINLAASLATLEKSVLVIDADPQANASSGLGVDIKEVDCSLYECIIDHADIKDAIYTTDIEGLDIVPSHIDLVGAEIEMLKLNGREKVMSSLLAPIRDDYDYILIDCSPSLGLITVNALTAADSVIIPVQCEYFALEGISKLLNTIKIIKSKLNPKLEIEGFLLTMYDSRLRLARQIYDEVKRHFQELVFKAVIQRNVKLSESPSHGLPVILYDADSTGAKNHLSLAKEIIEKNKK; encoded by the coding sequence ATGGGAAAGATTATCGCACTTGCCAACCAAAAAGGCGGCGTCGGAAAGACGACTACCACCATTAACTTGGCGGCTTCTTTAGCAACGCTTGAGAAGTCTGTACTGGTGATTGATGCCGATCCGCAGGCGAATGCCTCCAGCGGTTTGGGCGTGGATATCAAGGAGGTGGATTGTTCGCTTTACGAATGTATCATTGACCATGCCGACATAAAAGACGCTATCTACACAACTGACATAGAAGGATTGGACATTGTTCCGAGCCATATCGACCTTGTTGGAGCTGAAATTGAGATGTTAAAGCTTAATGGTCGTGAGAAGGTTATGAGCAGTTTGCTTGCTCCAATCCGTGACGATTACGACTACATCCTCATAGACTGTAGTCCGTCACTCGGTTTGATTACTGTCAATGCATTGACAGCAGCTGACTCTGTCATCATTCCTGTGCAGTGTGAATACTTTGCATTGGAGGGTATCAGCAAGTTGTTGAACACCATTAAGATTATCAAGAGTAAGCTAAATCCGAAGTTGGAGATAGAGGGCTTCCTGCTGACGATGTACGACAGTCGTCTGCGTCTTGCCCGTCAGATTTACGATGAGGTGAAGCGCCACTTCCAAGAGTTAGTATTCAAGGCTGTTATCCAGCGTAACGTGAAACTCTCTGAGAGTCCGAGTCATGGTTTACCAGTTATCCTCTATGATGCTGACTCTACAGGTGCAAAGAATCATCTTAGCCTTGCAAAGGAAATCATTGAAAAGAATAAGAAATAA
- the surE gene encoding 5'/3'-nucleotidase SurE, with product MNSKKPLILISNDDGYHSNGIRTLVSFLTDFADVVVCAPEAGRSGFSCAFSVVDYLLLKKRHNIPDCEVWSCTGTPVDCVKLALDQILVDRKPDLILGGINHGDNSSVNNHYSGTMGIAYEGCMKYIPSIAFSSCDYDPNADLSYLRDYVRLIVKKVLADGLPKGVCLNVNFPKVEKFAGLKVCRMGWGSWTREVEACKHPRGFDYYWMTGHYRNDEPDASDNDQWALAHGYVTVTPSKIDVTDYEVLDKMKSWESL from the coding sequence ATGAATTCTAAGAAACCACTCATACTTATATCTAACGATGATGGATACCACTCTAATGGTATTCGTACGCTCGTTTCATTCCTTACAGATTTTGCAGATGTTGTTGTCTGTGCTCCAGAAGCAGGACGTTCGGGCTTTTCGTGTGCTTTTTCTGTGGTTGATTATCTGTTGTTGAAGAAGCGTCATAATATTCCTGATTGTGAGGTGTGGTCATGTACAGGTACGCCTGTTGATTGTGTGAAGTTGGCGTTAGACCAGATTCTTGTTGACCGAAAGCCTGACCTTATTTTGGGAGGTATCAATCATGGAGATAATTCCTCTGTGAATAATCATTACAGTGGTACGATGGGTATTGCGTATGAGGGTTGTATGAAATATATCCCTTCTATCGCTTTTTCAAGTTGTGATTATGATCCTAATGCCGACCTGTCTTACCTACGTGATTACGTAAGACTTATTGTCAAGAAAGTTCTTGCTGATGGTCTGCCAAAAGGTGTCTGTCTGAATGTGAACTTTCCTAAGGTTGAGAAGTTTGCAGGACTGAAGGTTTGCCGTATGGGTTGGGGTAGTTGGACGAGAGAAGTTGAGGCTTGCAAGCATCCTCGTGGCTTTGATTATTATTGGATGACAGGGCATTATCGTAACGATGAGCCTGATGCAAGCGATAATGATCAGTGGGCTTTAGCGCATGGATATGTAACTGTTACGCCATCAAAGATTGACGTGACGGATTATGAAGTGCTCGATAAGATGAAATCGTGGGAGTCTCTTTAA
- the alaS gene encoding alanine--tRNA ligase, translating to MMTANEIRDSYLKFFESKGHVIVPSAPMVIKDDPTLMFTNAGMNQWKDIILGTKDPEPRRRTDSQKCLRVSGKHNDLEEVGRDAALSHHTMFEMLGNWSFGDYFKEGAIDYAYEYLVDVLHLDPKDLYVTVFEGDKAEGISRDDEAASYWEKHFPKNHIVNGNKHDNFWEMGDTGPCGPCSEIHIDFRSEEEKAKVPGEELVNKDHPQVIEIWNIVFMQFNRKADGSLDPLKMHVIDTGMGFERLVRLMQGKNSNYDTDIFAPVIAEIEKISGKKYNHTFPEGDNGEGINEEQKVDIAMRVVADHLRAVAFSIADGQLPSNAKAGYVIRRILRRAVRYAYTFLGQKEAFMYKLLNVLVREMGTAYPELTAQRELIGRVMKEEEDSFLRTLEKGIMLLNGAMDELKAHGQTQLDGKEAFRLFDTYGFPLDLTELICAENGYTVDEKQFNEEMEQQKARARNAAAVENGDWEVLREGEQEFVGYDYTEYECHILRYRKVTQKKNSFYELVLDYTPFYGEMGGQVGDQGVLVSEDETINVIDTKRENNQSVHIVKELPKNLEADFMACVDTEKRDASAANHTATHLLDYALKQVLGEHAEQKGSYVSPDTLRFDVSHFQKITDEELRQVEKLVNEMIRKDYPMDEHRDTPMEEAKKMGAVALFGEKYGDKVRVVRFGPSCEFCGGIHATSTGRIGFFKIVGESSVAAGVRRIEAMTGETCENAIYALEDTLRDLKSMFNNAKDLKAVLTKFVEENDSIKKELESFRAQAVSRAAKNMVEHAETVNGVHIVKTVLPIDPASAKDIVFKVREALPEKLVCVLGSVYENRPLLSIMLSDDMVKDYDLNAGKIIREAAKLIQGGGGGQPHYAQAGGKNADGIRSAVDKVIELISL from the coding sequence ATGATGACAGCAAACGAAATCCGCGACTCTTACTTGAAATTCTTTGAGTCGAAGGGACACGTTATCGTACCGTCTGCCCCTATGGTTATTAAGGACGACCCTACGCTGATGTTCACTAATGCTGGTATGAACCAGTGGAAAGATATTATCCTCGGAACAAAGGATCCAGAGCCTCGCCGCCGCACTGACTCACAGAAATGTCTGCGTGTTAGTGGTAAACACAATGACTTGGAAGAGGTTGGTCGTGATGCAGCTCTCAGCCACCACACGATGTTTGAGATGTTAGGTAATTGGAGTTTCGGTGACTATTTTAAAGAAGGAGCAATTGATTACGCCTACGAATACCTTGTAGACGTACTCCACCTTGATCCAAAAGACCTCTACGTAACTGTCTTTGAGGGTGATAAGGCAGAGGGAATATCACGTGATGATGAGGCAGCAAGCTACTGGGAGAAGCATTTCCCAAAGAATCATATCGTCAACGGAAACAAGCACGATAACTTCTGGGAGATGGGTGACACAGGTCCTTGTGGTCCTTGTTCAGAGATTCATATTGACTTCCGTTCAGAGGAAGAGAAGGCAAAGGTGCCTGGTGAGGAACTTGTAAACAAGGATCATCCACAGGTTATTGAGATTTGGAACATCGTGTTCATGCAGTTTAATCGTAAGGCTGACGGCAGTCTTGACCCATTGAAGATGCATGTTATCGATACTGGCATGGGCTTTGAACGTCTCGTTCGTCTCATGCAGGGCAAGAACTCTAACTACGATACAGATATCTTTGCACCAGTTATTGCAGAGATTGAGAAGATTTCAGGCAAGAAGTATAACCACACCTTCCCTGAGGGTGATAATGGTGAAGGCATCAATGAAGAGCAGAAGGTAGACATTGCTATGCGTGTTGTAGCCGATCACCTTCGTGCTGTTGCCTTCTCTATTGCTGACGGTCAGTTGCCAAGCAATGCTAAAGCAGGTTACGTTATTCGTCGAATCCTTCGCCGTGCCGTTCGTTACGCTTATACATTCCTTGGTCAGAAGGAAGCTTTCATGTATAAGTTGCTCAACGTGTTGGTACGTGAGATGGGTACTGCATACCCAGAACTCACCGCACAGCGTGAACTGATTGGTCGCGTAATGAAGGAAGAGGAAGACTCTTTCCTTCGCACATTGGAAAAGGGTATCATGCTCCTTAACGGTGCAATGGACGAGCTAAAGGCACATGGTCAGACCCAACTCGATGGTAAGGAGGCTTTCCGCCTCTTCGATACCTACGGTTTCCCACTCGACCTCACCGAACTTATCTGCGCAGAGAACGGATATACTGTTGACGAGAAGCAGTTCAACGAGGAGATGGAACAGCAGAAAGCACGTGCGCGCAATGCTGCCGCTGTAGAGAATGGTGACTGGGAAGTACTGCGTGAAGGCGAACAGGAGTTTGTTGGTTACGACTACACAGAATATGAGTGCCACATCCTCCGTTACCGCAAGGTGACTCAGAAGAAGAACAGTTTCTATGAACTTGTACTCGACTATACTCCTTTCTATGGTGAGATGGGTGGTCAGGTAGGTGACCAAGGTGTACTTGTTAGTGAGGACGAGACTATTAATGTCATCGATACCAAGCGTGAGAACAATCAGAGTGTACACATCGTTAAGGAATTGCCAAAGAACCTTGAGGCTGATTTCATGGCTTGTGTTGACACTGAGAAGCGTGACGCTTCAGCTGCCAACCACACCGCAACTCACCTTCTCGACTATGCTTTGAAGCAGGTTCTCGGTGAGCATGCTGAGCAGAAGGGTTCATACGTAAGTCCTGACACCCTCCGCTTCGATGTTTCTCACTTCCAGAAGATTACTGATGAAGAACTTCGTCAGGTAGAGAAGCTTGTCAATGAGATGATTCGTAAGGATTATCCAATGGACGAGCATCGTGATACGCCAATGGAGGAGGCAAAGAAGATGGGTGCCGTAGCCCTCTTCGGTGAGAAGTATGGCGACAAGGTTCGTGTTGTTCGCTTCGGTCCAAGCTGTGAGTTCTGTGGTGGTATTCATGCTACATCAACAGGTCGTATCGGCTTCTTTAAGATTGTCGGTGAGAGTAGTGTAGCAGCTGGTGTACGCCGTATTGAGGCTATGACAGGTGAAACTTGTGAGAACGCTATCTACGCTCTTGAAGATACTTTGCGTGATTTAAAATCAATGTTCAACAATGCGAAGGACCTCAAAGCAGTTCTTACAAAGTTTGTTGAAGAGAACGACAGTATTAAGAAGGAGCTTGAGAGTTTCCGTGCCCAAGCTGTTAGCCGTGCTGCAAAGAACATGGTTGAGCATGCTGAGACCGTAAATGGCGTGCATATCGTAAAAACTGTGCTGCCAATTGACCCAGCTTCTGCCAAGGACATCGTCTTCAAGGTACGTGAAGCATTGCCAGAAAAGCTTGTTTGCGTACTCGGCTCTGTATACGAGAATCGTCCTCTCTTATCAATCATGCTTAGTGATGACATGGTGAAAGATTATGATCTGAACGCTGGTAAGATTATTCGCGAGGCTGCTAAACTCATCCAGGGTGGCGGTGGTGGTCAGCCACACTACGCTCAGGCTGGTGGTAAGAATGCAGATGGCATCAGATCAGCTGTGGATAAAGTGATTGAATTAATTAGCTTATAA
- a CDS encoding ParB/RepB/Spo0J family partition protein has product MAVQKKYNRNAKTNALGRGLDALISTEAVSTQGSSTINEVALDQIEANPNQPRREFDPVALEELANSIRELGLVQPITLRQVDDNRFQIIAGERRWRASQLAGLKAVPAYIRTIKDENVMELALVENIQREDLNAIEIALAYEHLLEKSGMTQERVAERVGKSRAAIANYLRLLKLPALVQMGLQKKEIDMGHARALLSLDSPSLQLKLYREILKNGYSVRKVEELCQQLNNGEDIQSAKKKISARTRLPEEFNILKQRLSSFFDTKVQMSCNADGKGKISIPFASEEELLHIMEVMDKMK; this is encoded by the coding sequence ATGGCTGTACAAAAGAAATATAATCGAAACGCAAAGACCAATGCCCTCGGCCGTGGTCTGGATGCCTTAATATCTACTGAAGCTGTCAGTACACAAGGAAGTTCTACCATCAACGAGGTTGCCTTAGACCAGATTGAAGCGAATCCTAACCAACCTCGTCGAGAATTCGACCCTGTTGCGTTGGAAGAGTTGGCGAATAGTATCCGTGAATTAGGACTCGTTCAGCCAATAACCTTACGTCAGGTAGACGATAACCGTTTCCAGATTATTGCTGGTGAGCGCCGTTGGCGTGCCAGTCAGTTGGCAGGCTTGAAAGCTGTTCCAGCCTATATCCGTACGATTAAGGACGAGAATGTAATGGAGTTGGCGCTGGTTGAGAACATCCAGCGTGAGGACTTGAATGCGATTGAGATTGCTTTGGCTTACGAACATCTGCTTGAAAAGAGCGGAATGACACAGGAGCGTGTAGCAGAGCGTGTGGGTAAAAGCCGTGCTGCTATTGCTAACTACCTTCGTTTGTTGAAGCTTCCTGCATTGGTACAGATGGGTCTGCAAAAGAAAGAAATAGACATGGGACATGCTCGTGCATTGCTTTCTTTGGATAGTCCTTCACTGCAATTGAAACTCTATCGTGAGATTTTAAAGAACGGATATAGTGTTCGCAAGGTTGAAGAACTGTGTCAGCAACTCAATAACGGAGAAGATATCCAGAGTGCAAAGAAGAAGATTTCTGCTCGAACTCGCCTTCCAGAGGAGTTTAATATCCTCAAGCAGCGACTCTCATCATTCTTCGATACGAAGGTACAGATGAGTTGTAACGCTGATGGAAAGGGTAAGATTAGTATTCCGTTCGCATCAGAAGAGGAATTACTTCACATCATGGAAGTGATGGATAAGATGAAGTAA
- a CDS encoding DUF5683 domain-containing protein: MKMKNRILRGLLIAGMLTSVTVMQAQDLPHDTLKVMYPGDSAVVEIPSSQDKYIEEKAILTPDDEGKLTSVLRKDSVGMVKKQGRDWSKWRPNPKRALWLALVIPGAGQVYNRKYWKLPIFYGGFVGCIYAMTWNNQMYHDYAQAYMDIMDNDPTTQSYNNFLHLGATITPANEERYKNIFKQRKDRYRRWRDLSIFTTIAVYALSVIDAYVDASLSDFDISDDLSLHIAPTVISNKSIATPNNPFRSSAIGIGCSLTF, translated from the coding sequence ATGAAGATGAAGAATAGAATCCTCAGAGGACTGTTGATAGCCGGAATGCTCACCAGTGTTACGGTCATGCAGGCACAAGATCTGCCCCATGACACGTTAAAGGTTATGTATCCAGGCGACTCCGCAGTCGTTGAGATACCGAGTTCGCAGGATAAATATATAGAAGAGAAGGCAATCCTCACACCAGATGATGAGGGAAAACTCACTTCTGTTCTGCGAAAGGATAGTGTCGGCATGGTAAAAAAACAGGGACGAGACTGGTCTAAGTGGCGCCCTAATCCTAAGCGTGCTTTGTGGCTTGCACTCGTCATCCCTGGTGCTGGACAGGTCTACAACCGTAAGTACTGGAAACTACCAATCTTCTACGGAGGCTTTGTAGGCTGTATCTATGCCATGACATGGAACAACCAGATGTATCATGATTATGCGCAGGCTTATATGGACATCATGGATAATGACCCAACAACGCAGAGTTATAATAACTTCCTACACCTCGGAGCTACGATTACCCCTGCCAATGAAGAGCGTTATAAGAACATCTTCAAACAGCGCAAGGATCGCTACCGCAGATGGCGTGATCTAAGTATCTTTACTACTATTGCGGTTTATGCCTTGTCAGTTATTGACGCTTACGTAGATGCTTCCTTATCCGACTTTGATATATCAGATGACCTCTCACTGCATATTGCACCAACGGTCATATCAAATAAGAGTATCGCTACACCTAACAACCCTTTCCGTTCATCGGCAATAGGTATTGGATGTAGTCTGACATTCTAA
- a CDS encoding lytic transglycosylase domain-containing protein, protein MIRKRYIVSFLITMGATCGIYAQQQTVVDNRGKAVNVMIPDASETMAGYVDVDYVDDKFYNSGIQTGFKNTPSTNTTEPENGMEVIDRKMRNLSNVMTMTYNEEVKKYIDRYTKAGRQSTSYLLGRARYYNPIFEEALRFYGLPLELKYLPVIESGLNPNATSRVGAAGLWQFMATTGKQYDLQIDSYIDERRDPEKSSYAAARMLSDLYKRFGDWTLALAAYNCGPGRVSSAITKAGGGADFWAVYQHLPKETRGYVPAFIAANYVMNYYADYNITPLSTGLPNCCDTIIIEKDVTLAKIANVLGMNVDDLKVLNPQYRQGFIKAFANNGVAKLRLPSEMIEKFKGYKDLIYQNETPNEEPSMTIAATNTSQGTMPY, encoded by the coding sequence ATGATTAGAAAGAGATATATTGTTTCCTTCCTTATTACAATGGGAGCAACCTGTGGAATCTATGCACAACAGCAAACTGTCGTTGATAATCGTGGTAAAGCTGTGAATGTGATGATTCCAGATGCATCAGAGACGATGGCAGGATATGTTGATGTGGACTATGTAGATGATAAGTTCTATAATAGTGGCATACAAACAGGGTTTAAGAATACACCCTCTACGAATACAACAGAGCCAGAAAACGGTATGGAAGTTATAGATCGTAAGATGCGCAATCTATCGAATGTTATGACAATGACCTATAATGAGGAAGTTAAGAAATATATCGATCGCTACACAAAGGCAGGACGCCAATCAACTTCTTACCTCTTGGGACGTGCACGTTATTACAACCCTATCTTTGAAGAAGCACTGCGTTTCTATGGTTTACCATTAGAACTGAAGTATCTTCCTGTGATAGAGTCGGGCTTAAACCCTAATGCTACCTCACGTGTGGGAGCAGCAGGACTATGGCAATTCATGGCAACAACCGGTAAACAATATGACCTTCAGATTGACAGTTATATTGATGAACGCCGCGACCCAGAGAAGTCTTCCTACGCAGCAGCACGTATGCTGAGCGACCTTTACAAACGATTTGGCGACTGGACTTTGGCACTTGCTGCCTATAACTGTGGACCGGGACGTGTTAGCAGTGCTATCACAAAGGCTGGTGGTGGTGCTGACTTCTGGGCTGTCTATCAGCATCTACCAAAGGAGACACGCGGTTATGTTCCCGCTTTCATCGCAGCAAATTATGTGATGAACTACTATGCTGATTACAACATCACACCTCTGTCAACAGGTCTGCCTAACTGCTGCGACACGATTATTATAGAGAAGGACGTTACACTTGCCAAGATTGCCAACGTATTAGGTATGAATGTGGACGATTTAAAAGTACTTAACCCACAGTATCGACAGGGTTTTATCAAGGCTTTTGCTAACAATGGTGTTGCTAAGCTACGCCTACCTTCTGAAATGATTGAGAAGTTCAAAGGTTACAAAGATCTAATTTACCAAAACGAAACACCAAACGAAGAACCAAGCATGACTATCGCGGCTACTAATACAAGCCAAGGAACCATGCCATACTAA